The BD1-7 clade bacterium genomic interval GCAATGGAACATTAGATCTGGATATTCACCCTGCTGTTGCGGTGGAATTCGAAGATAATGTGTTCACCTTCGCTGGTAAGACTGACAAAGATTGGGCCATGGCGGGTACGACCCGAGCATTGGTTAACAATATGGTCGTCGGCGTAAGTCAAGGTTTCGAAAAGAAATTACAGCTGATAGGTGTTGGTTATCGTGCTAAGGCTTCAGGTAAAACCCTGAATCTGACACTTGGTTTCTCCCACCCGGTAGATTATGAACTGCCAGAGGGTGTTAAAGCTGAGACGCCGTCTCAGACAGAAATCGTGATCAAAGGCGCTGATAAGCAGCGTGTTGGCCAGGTAGCCTCTGAGATTCGTGCGTTCCGTCCGCCCGAGCCTTACAAGGGTAAAGGTGTTCGCTATGCGGATGAATATGTACGTCGTAAAGAAGCTAAGAAGAAGTAAGGGCTAGGTCATGAGCGAGAAAAAAACTGCAAGATTACGCAGAGCGCGCCGCG includes:
- the rplF gene encoding 50S ribosomal protein L6; this translates as MSRVAKSPVELPGGVTATLKDSKLTVKGGNGTLDLDIHPAVAVEFEDNVFTFAGKTDKDWAMAGTTRALVNNMVVGVSQGFEKKLQLIGVGYRAKASGKTLNLTLGFSHPVDYELPEGVKAETPSQTEIVIKGADKQRVGQVASEIRAFRPPEPYKGKGVRYADEYVRRKEAKKK